In Arthrobacter sp. StoSoilB5, one genomic interval encodes:
- a CDS encoding carboxyl transferase domain-containing protein, whose translation MHALQSSADFVDVTYATNHAAQRDLVATLRSKLATAALGGPAKSRERHISRGKLLPRERIDYLLDDGSPFLEIAPLAANGMYNDDSPGAGVIAGIGLVHGRHVLVISNDATVKGGTYYPMTVKKHLRAQEIALENKLPCIYLVDSGGAFLPKQDEVFPDKEHFGRIFFNQAKMSAAKIPQIASVMGSCTAGGAYVPAMSDETVIVRNQGTIFLGGPPLVKAAIGEIVSAEDLGGGDVHSRISGVTDHLAENDQHALEIVRDIVATLPKPAQPAWDVSDVVLPPVVDPSEIYGVVPTDVNAQYDVREVIARLVDGSEFHEFKKNYGTTLVTGFAHLHGHPVGIVANNGVLFSESSLKGAHFIELCDQRGIPLIFLQNLSGFMVGKDVEQGGIAKNGAKMVTAVATARVPKLTVVIGGSFGAGNYSMCGRAYSPRFMWMWPAARISVMGGNQASSVLATVKRDQYEAAGQEWSTEDEEAFKAPIKQQYEDQGSPYYSTARLWDDGIIDPADTRRVLGMALDVVSRQQLPETSFGLFRM comes from the coding sequence ATGCATGCCTTGCAAAGCTCAGCAGATTTCGTCGATGTAACATATGCCACAAATCATGCTGCACAACGGGATCTCGTAGCCACGCTCCGGTCCAAGTTGGCCACGGCGGCCCTCGGCGGCCCAGCCAAGTCGCGTGAGCGGCACATCTCCCGCGGGAAACTGCTGCCGAGGGAACGCATCGACTACTTGCTCGATGACGGCAGCCCGTTCCTTGAGATCGCGCCTCTGGCTGCGAATGGCATGTACAACGATGATTCGCCAGGTGCCGGGGTTATCGCAGGTATTGGCCTGGTCCATGGTCGCCATGTTCTGGTGATTTCCAATGACGCCACCGTCAAGGGCGGTACCTACTATCCCATGACCGTGAAGAAGCACCTCCGGGCCCAGGAAATCGCCTTGGAGAACAAGCTTCCCTGCATCTACCTCGTGGACTCCGGCGGAGCTTTCCTACCGAAGCAGGACGAGGTTTTCCCGGATAAAGAGCACTTCGGCCGGATCTTCTTCAATCAGGCCAAAATGTCCGCAGCCAAGATCCCGCAGATCGCCTCTGTCATGGGATCGTGCACGGCCGGCGGCGCCTATGTACCTGCAATGAGCGATGAGACGGTCATCGTCCGGAACCAGGGCACGATCTTTCTGGGTGGCCCGCCCTTGGTCAAAGCAGCCATTGGTGAGATTGTCAGCGCCGAGGACCTGGGCGGCGGCGACGTTCACTCGCGGATTTCCGGCGTAACGGACCACCTGGCCGAGAACGATCAGCACGCGCTGGAAATTGTCCGGGACATCGTAGCGACGTTGCCGAAGCCGGCGCAGCCGGCCTGGGACGTGTCCGACGTCGTCCTGCCGCCCGTCGTCGATCCTTCAGAGATCTACGGCGTGGTTCCCACGGACGTCAACGCCCAGTACGACGTCCGCGAAGTCATTGCCAGGCTGGTTGATGGATCCGAATTCCACGAGTTCAAGAAGAACTACGGCACCACCCTGGTGACCGGCTTCGCGCACCTGCACGGCCATCCAGTGGGCATCGTGGCCAACAACGGCGTCCTCTTCAGCGAATCGTCGCTCAAAGGCGCCCACTTCATCGAGCTCTGCGATCAACGCGGCATTCCCCTGATCTTCCTGCAGAACCTCTCCGGCTTCATGGTGGGCAAAGACGTCGAACAAGGCGGCATCGCCAAGAACGGCGCAAAAATGGTCACCGCCGTAGCTACGGCACGCGTGCCGAAACTGACTGTAGTGATCGGTGGTTCCTTCGGGGCCGGCAACTACTCCATGTGCGGGCGGGCGTACTCGCCGCGGTTTATGTGGATGTGGCCGGCCGCCCGTATTTCTGTGATGGGCGGAAACCAGGCCTCCAGCGTCCTCGCCACGGTCAAAAGGGACCAGTACGAGGCGGCCGGCCAGGAATGGTCCACCGAGGACGAGGAAGCCTTCAAAGCCCCCATCAAACAGCAATACGAAGACCAGGGAAGCCCCTACTACTCCACCGCACGTCTCTGGGACGACGGCATCATCGATCCCGCTGACACCCGCCGTGTCCTGGGGATGGCCCTGGACGTCGTCTCCCGCCAACAACTGCCGGAGACCTCCTTCGGTCTCTTCAGAATGTGA